Proteins encoded by one window of Anguilla rostrata isolate EN2019 chromosome 9, ASM1855537v3, whole genome shotgun sequence:
- the LOC135264149 gene encoding forkhead box protein N1-like, whose product MHVDVCACVCVCVCVCACACARARARVCVCVCVCVCVCVCLQLPAGVYSTGSHLPESHYTLQRLNPQADQDQTQHALYPKPLYSYSILIFLALRHSRTGSLPVNEIYRFMTQHFPYFKTAPDGWKNSVRHNLSLNKCFEKVEKRSGGVAGGGAGGGAGGVAGGGASRKGCLWALNPARVEKMMEELHKWRRKDPLTVRKSMAHPEELDCLLSDWPERRRLGPSHFLRGTPGFHRHPFLPPPVSTGPSHGLRHTLQGPTVGRRSSHPPQSPGCFTYHPPNRLEPPLPVHSTPTYGAALLADPCGSRNALELLMEGALGSDVDTLKPSITHLPLHGKLWEEVRDDSLAKDSPAAATASSPCPPTPSPSLLDGYRGNCPPHGQPLSAGRLPGQLRLHMGEGGADPDGPACHRDL is encoded by the exons ATGCatgttgatgtgtgtgcgtgtgtgtgtgtgtgtgtgtgtgtgtgtgcgtgtgcatgtgcgcgtgcacgtgcgcgtgtgtgtgtgtgtgtctgtgtgtgtgtgtgtgtgtgtgtgtgtctccagctCCCGGCAGGTGTGTACTCAACAGGCAGCCACTTGCCTGAATCTCACTACACCCTCCAACGCCTCAACCCACAAGCCGACCAGGACCAAACACAACACGCACTCTACCCCAAACCCCTCTACTCCTACAG caTCCTCATCTTCCTGGCTCTGAGACACAGCCGGACGGGGAGTCTGCCTGTCAACGAGATCTACAGATTCATGACCCAACACTTCCCCTACTTCAAG ACCGCCCCGGACGGCTGGAAGAACTCCGTACGCCACAACCTGTCGCTGAACAAGTGCTTTGAGAAGGTGGAGAAGCGGAgcgggggcgtggccgggggcggggccggaggcggggccgggggcgtggccgggggcggggcctcgcgGAAGGGCTGCCTCTGGGCACTGAACCCCGCCCGCGTGGAGAAGATGATGGAGGAGCTGCACAAGTGGCGCCGCAAAGACCCACTGACCGTGCGCAAGAGCATGGCCCACCCAG AGGAGCTGGACTGCCTGCTCAGTGATTGGCCAGAGAGACGAAGGCTTGGCCCCTCCCACTTTCTGAGGGGGACCCCCGGTTTCCACAGACACCCCTTTCTGCCCCCGCCCGTGTCCACAGGGCCCAGCCACGGCCTGCGGCACACCCTCCAGGGTCCCACCGTGGGCCGCcgctcctcccaccccccccagtcccctgGGTGCTTCACTTACCACCCCCCCAACAGACTggagccccccctccctgtccacAGCACCCCGACCTacggcgccgccctgctggctgATCCCTGTGGCTCCAGAAATGCCCTGGAGTTGCTGATGGAGGGGGCGCTGGGGAGTGATGTGGACACCCTGAAACCCagcatcacacacctgccactGCACG GTAAGCTGTGGGAGGAGGTGAGGGATGACAGTCTGGCTAAGGACTCCCCAGCGGCTGCCACGGCctcttccccctgcccccccacgcCCAGCCCCTCCCTGCTGGATGGGTACCGGGGCAACTGCCCCCCCCACGGCCAGCCCCTGTCTGCTGGACGGTTACCGGGG